A region from the Clavibacter sp. A6099 genome encodes:
- a CDS encoding MFS transporter: MSVVKPDPIPATQPKRLVPTALLFSAGIMGGLEDLIDFLLPLWAGIALELSPSVIGIILAVELAVAFALRPVAGRAVDRGAGPLLAAGGAALYAGGITLMAFAHGLDAFLLSALLLGAGSAFFWVPLRAHVAAQREAHSSFSALTSAEGTGVWVAYVLALSLLPVLDYRGVLALGAAAAAVAALFILRASGARGIRNDPPTPRARASGDDGPVSGLAAQRRRLLVVVVLVSFVEAAASVYLLLRLQSAFGLDIMQIAWVYFPGLVAYSIAPFTGQIVIRVLGERSAVVVALLLSAGGILLVTLSAREIALAAGWAMMCWSWGWLNPVQQATTVMIHPGAVGRALGRYESWTLIGGAAGAVGGGFAVDSNSPGWVAGAAVTVCLVCVAVVPGLYRRRVGSKRAPESLRGSRRIADEKIVRSDQLDRDGRQVAAPGDDPAPIASRLSMKDERRSPASGALIHATIYGLAQIPLITADLSWYRDMFASGGFVWGRESHADTLSNALYTGNMVWGAVVSFDLAWAVVRRVAMARDGRRGSL, translated from the coding sequence ATGAGCGTGGTGAAGCCAGATCCGATACCCGCGACGCAACCGAAGCGCCTCGTGCCCACCGCGTTGTTGTTCTCCGCTGGAATCATGGGTGGGCTGGAAGATCTCATCGACTTCTTGCTCCCCCTGTGGGCGGGTATAGCGCTCGAGCTCTCCCCATCCGTGATCGGCATCATTCTGGCTGTGGAACTGGCCGTCGCATTCGCATTGCGTCCGGTGGCGGGCCGCGCAGTCGACCGCGGTGCTGGACCCTTACTCGCCGCGGGTGGGGCGGCCCTCTACGCGGGCGGCATCACGTTGATGGCATTCGCGCACGGTCTCGATGCCTTCCTGCTTTCCGCCCTCTTGCTCGGAGCCGGATCCGCATTCTTCTGGGTACCGCTGCGAGCGCACGTCGCGGCGCAGAGGGAAGCTCACTCGAGCTTCTCGGCACTCACGTCAGCGGAGGGGACCGGTGTCTGGGTGGCCTATGTCCTCGCGCTGTCCCTGCTGCCGGTGCTCGATTACCGAGGAGTGCTCGCGCTGGGGGCAGCAGCGGCCGCAGTCGCTGCCTTGTTCATCCTGAGAGCATCTGGCGCACGCGGGATCAGGAACGATCCGCCGACACCCCGGGCGCGAGCATCCGGCGACGATGGTCCTGTCAGCGGTCTCGCTGCACAGCGCCGGCGCCTCTTGGTCGTGGTGGTGCTCGTGTCGTTCGTCGAAGCGGCGGCGTCGGTCTATCTGCTGTTGAGGCTTCAAAGCGCCTTCGGGCTGGACATCATGCAGATCGCATGGGTCTACTTCCCTGGCCTGGTCGCCTACTCGATAGCGCCATTCACAGGACAGATCGTGATTCGCGTGCTCGGGGAACGGTCCGCAGTCGTGGTCGCTCTGCTGCTGTCAGCAGGGGGAATCCTGCTCGTGACTCTCAGCGCTCGCGAGATCGCGCTCGCGGCGGGCTGGGCGATGATGTGCTGGTCATGGGGCTGGCTCAACCCCGTCCAGCAGGCGACGACCGTGATGATCCACCCCGGCGCGGTCGGACGTGCGCTGGGGCGCTACGAGAGCTGGACATTGATAGGCGGCGCGGCGGGGGCTGTCGGCGGCGGGTTCGCCGTGGACTCGAATTCCCCTGGGTGGGTCGCTGGGGCTGCGGTCACGGTCTGCCTGGTGTGCGTCGCGGTCGTTCCCGGCCTATATCGCCGTCGAGTCGGTTCGAAACGCGCACCGGAGTCGCTGAGGGGCTCGCGAAGAATTGCGGATGAGAAGATCGTCCGCTCCGATCAGCTCGATCGTGACGGCCGTCAGGTGGCGGCCCCGGGCGATGACCCGGCACCCATCGCCTCACGGCTTTCGATGAAGGACGAGCGGAGATCCCCGGCCTCCGGCGCTCTCATCCACGCCACGATCTACGGGTTGGCGCAGATCCCCCTCATCACAGCTGATCTGTCCTGGTATCGCGACATGTTCGCTTCCGGCGGATTCGTGTGGGGACGAGAATCCCATGCCGACACGCTGTCCAATGCTCTCTACACGGGGAACATGGTCTGGGGTGCCGTCGTGTCGTTCGATCTGGCATGGGCGGTGGTCCGCCGCGTCGCGATGGCGCGTGATGGTCGACGGGGGTCGCTGTGA
- a CDS encoding carboxylesterase family protein has translation MPAPTVPGPTPTRSGPVTGVRDGDVIRYLGIPYATAERGVPPVSAVPVRGSDGSPVLLAAVDPAPACPQPSSRILDTLMQGALDGIGRSEGCQRLSITLPADLAPGEVLPVIAWFHGGGYTTGAGDLAIHDSRALVVEQRVIVVAVTARLGYLGFGGGGPGAPPANLGLLDQLEALRWVRDSIAAFGGDPDSVTAMGQSAGGDAILHLMISDGARGLFRRAIVQSPPVGITGGRERMFRAMARVTRSLPDDAPLAEVMRRQARAERASWASGIRAGLPWGPRYGHAPLPAEADRDGAWRAVAPEVDLLIGTTRDETAMYLPALPLIAPLLRVPVLGRALRAILMRTVVGPTTRAVYTRPVRAFAARHRAAGGRAVRYVLRAAPPSSPIGAGHTSDVPLILGTREAWTRMRLVPPEAWPEVAARGRAARRVWADFARTGTVAADADARACGMRFDRG, from the coding sequence ATGCCCGCTCCCACCGTCCCCGGCCCGACTCCGACGCGATCCGGGCCGGTGACGGGAGTCCGCGACGGCGACGTGATCCGGTACCTCGGCATTCCTTACGCGACGGCGGAGCGCGGCGTCCCGCCCGTGTCGGCGGTGCCCGTGCGCGGATCGGACGGCTCGCCGGTCCTGCTCGCGGCGGTGGATCCGGCGCCCGCGTGCCCGCAGCCCTCGTCGCGGATCCTCGACACGCTCATGCAGGGCGCTCTCGACGGGATCGGGCGCTCGGAGGGCTGCCAGCGGCTCTCGATCACGCTGCCCGCGGACCTCGCTCCCGGCGAGGTGCTGCCCGTGATCGCGTGGTTCCACGGCGGCGGCTACACGACGGGCGCGGGCGACCTCGCGATCCACGACTCGCGCGCGCTCGTCGTGGAGCAGCGGGTGATCGTCGTGGCCGTGACCGCGCGGCTCGGGTACCTCGGGTTCGGCGGCGGCGGTCCTGGCGCCCCGCCCGCGAACCTCGGCCTGCTCGACCAGCTGGAAGCGCTGCGCTGGGTCCGCGATTCCATCGCCGCGTTCGGCGGCGACCCGGACTCCGTCACCGCGATGGGCCAGTCGGCCGGCGGCGACGCGATCCTGCACCTCATGATCAGCGACGGCGCGCGCGGGCTCTTCCGGCGGGCCATCGTGCAGAGCCCGCCGGTGGGGATCACGGGCGGGCGCGAGCGCATGTTCCGGGCGATGGCGCGGGTGACGCGATCGCTCCCGGACGATGCGCCGCTGGCCGAGGTCATGCGGCGCCAGGCGCGGGCCGAGCGCGCGTCGTGGGCGTCGGGGATCCGCGCGGGCCTGCCCTGGGGACCGCGCTACGGCCACGCGCCGCTGCCCGCCGAGGCCGACCGCGACGGCGCATGGCGGGCCGTCGCGCCCGAGGTCGACCTCCTCATCGGCACGACGCGCGACGAGACGGCGATGTACCTGCCCGCGCTGCCGCTGATCGCGCCGCTGCTCCGCGTACCCGTGCTCGGCCGGGCGCTGCGGGCGATCCTCATGCGCACGGTCGTCGGGCCCACCACCCGCGCCGTCTACACGCGACCCGTCCGCGCGTTCGCGGCACGCCACCGCGCCGCGGGCGGCCGGGCCGTGCGCTACGTCCTCCGGGCGGCGCCGCCGTCGAGCCCGATCGGCGCGGGCCACACGTCCGACGTCCCGCTGATCCTCGGCACGCGCGAGGCGTGGACCCGCATGCGCCTGGTCCCCCCGGAGGCGTGGCCCGAGGTCGCCGCGCGCGGCCGGGCCGCGCGGCGGGTGTGGGCCGACTTCGCGCGCACGGGCACGGTGGCGGCGGATGCGGACGCGCGCGCCTGCGGGATGCGGTTCGACCGCGGCTGA
- a CDS encoding glycoside hydrolase family 3 protein, whose protein sequence is MSGPRRASRRRRMIGTAAGGALLAAVALGAAGVPAAVAAPEEAAQPELESAGSAPIITVDGLRFRDLDKDGALTPYEDWRLSSDDRAADLVARMSPEERAGLLMHASLTNVGNAYDRAAFDPLLAERHITTYISRLGADAPTLAREHNALQEAAEAERWGVPLKISTDPRHGFTVTEGQTVSNGDFSPFPDPIGMGAIDDPATTLEMGRIIAAEYRAVGITEALSPQADISTEPRWTRQDGTFGSVGADVAPHVAAYVEGLQGGTDGITPDGVATVVKHWVGYGAQVDGYDSHYYYGRYAAFPGGNFAEHITPYEGAFRNQAAGIMPTYSILKDLDLGDGVIEQVGANHNEHLLQDLLRGRYGFDGVITSDWGIANDCPEACRENRPPAFFVGPWGAGMPWGVEDLTLPARYASAISAGVDIIGGSDQPQHILQAVEQGLLTEARVMEAGQRVLQQKFELGLFEDPYVDPAAADAIVGSAASRAAGLDAQQRSLTLLSDATPAASEARVARVAGSPALPVRVEPGMTAWLSGVQASAARSAGFTVVDDPADADVAIVRLADPRGGDDLTDLGFTGSEADYQALVRAHDAGARTIAVPQLTRPLILGNVVANSDAVLASYGVSDEALLNVITGAAEPEGRLPFELPSTMDAVAAQLYDVPNDSASPLFAYRAGLSFAAAPTEPTPAPTPGPGEPTAAPTAAPAPGTVPSPGSASGADPAPAPAATGRGGLATTGFEALPWVAGGLTLVALGVVLTLVARRRKA, encoded by the coding sequence ATGAGCGGACCCCGCAGGGCGTCTCGACGACGGCGGATGATCGGGACGGCGGCGGGGGGAGCGCTCCTGGCGGCCGTCGCCCTGGGAGCGGCGGGGGTCCCGGCCGCGGTCGCCGCGCCGGAGGAGGCCGCGCAGCCGGAGCTCGAGTCGGCCGGATCCGCGCCGATCATCACGGTCGACGGCCTGCGGTTCCGCGACCTCGACAAGGACGGCGCGCTCACGCCCTACGAGGACTGGCGCCTGTCGTCCGACGACCGCGCCGCCGACCTCGTCGCCCGCATGTCGCCCGAGGAGCGGGCCGGCCTGCTGATGCACGCGAGCCTCACGAACGTCGGGAACGCGTACGACCGCGCGGCGTTCGATCCCCTGCTCGCGGAGCGGCACATCACCACGTACATCTCCCGGCTCGGCGCCGACGCCCCCACGCTGGCGCGCGAGCACAACGCCCTGCAGGAGGCCGCGGAGGCCGAGCGCTGGGGCGTCCCGCTGAAGATCAGCACGGATCCGCGCCACGGCTTCACCGTCACCGAGGGCCAGACCGTGTCGAACGGCGACTTCTCGCCGTTCCCCGACCCGATCGGCATGGGCGCGATCGACGACCCCGCGACGACGCTCGAGATGGGCCGCATCATCGCGGCCGAGTACCGCGCCGTGGGCATCACGGAGGCGCTCTCGCCGCAGGCCGACATCAGCACCGAGCCGCGCTGGACCCGGCAGGACGGCACGTTCGGCAGCGTCGGGGCGGACGTCGCGCCGCACGTCGCCGCGTACGTGGAGGGCCTGCAGGGCGGCACCGACGGGATCACCCCAGACGGCGTCGCCACGGTCGTCAAGCACTGGGTCGGCTACGGCGCCCAGGTGGACGGCTACGACAGCCACTACTACTACGGCCGCTACGCCGCGTTCCCCGGCGGGAACTTCGCGGAGCACATCACGCCGTACGAGGGCGCCTTCCGGAACCAGGCGGCCGGCATCATGCCGACGTACTCGATCCTGAAGGACCTCGACCTCGGCGACGGCGTCATCGAGCAGGTCGGCGCGAACCACAACGAGCACCTGCTGCAGGACCTCCTGCGCGGGCGCTACGGCTTCGACGGCGTGATCACGAGCGACTGGGGCATCGCCAACGACTGCCCCGAGGCGTGCCGCGAGAACCGGCCGCCCGCGTTCTTCGTGGGGCCGTGGGGCGCGGGCATGCCGTGGGGCGTCGAGGACCTGACCCTCCCGGCCCGCTACGCCAGCGCGATCTCCGCGGGCGTCGACATCATCGGCGGCAGCGACCAGCCGCAGCACATCCTCCAGGCCGTGGAGCAGGGGCTCCTCACCGAGGCCCGTGTGATGGAGGCCGGGCAGCGGGTGCTGCAGCAGAAGTTCGAGCTCGGGCTGTTCGAGGACCCGTACGTGGACCCCGCCGCCGCGGACGCGATCGTGGGCAGCGCCGCTTCGCGCGCCGCCGGCCTCGACGCGCAGCAGCGCAGCCTCACTCTGCTCAGCGACGCGACCCCCGCGGCCTCCGAGGCCCGCGTCGCGCGCGTCGCGGGGTCCCCCGCGCTCCCCGTGCGCGTCGAGCCGGGCATGACCGCGTGGCTGAGCGGCGTGCAGGCGTCGGCCGCCCGATCCGCCGGATTCACCGTCGTCGACGACCCGGCCGACGCCGACGTCGCGATCGTGCGCCTCGCCGACCCGCGCGGCGGCGACGACCTCACGGACCTCGGCTTCACGGGGTCCGAGGCCGACTACCAGGCGCTCGTCCGGGCCCACGACGCGGGAGCGCGCACCATCGCGGTGCCGCAGCTCACGCGTCCGCTGATCCTCGGGAACGTCGTCGCGAACAGCGACGCGGTGCTCGCGTCGTACGGGGTGTCGGACGAGGCGCTGCTGAACGTGATCACGGGGGCCGCCGAACCCGAGGGGCGCCTGCCCTTCGAGCTGCCGTCCACCATGGACGCGGTCGCCGCGCAGCTGTACGACGTGCCGAACGACTCGGCGTCGCCGCTGTTCGCGTACCGCGCGGGGCTGTCGTTCGCGGCGGCGCCGACGGAGCCGACGCCCGCGCCCACGCCCGGCCCGGGCGAGCCGACCGCCGCGCCGACGGCGGCACCCGCCCCGGGGACCGTGCCCTCGCCCGGATCCGCGTCGGGTGCGGACCCCGCGCCAGCCCCCGCGGCGACCGGTCGCGGCGGACTGGCGACGACCGGCTTCGAGGCGCTCCCGTGGGTCGCGGGCGGCCTGACGCTCGTCGCCCTCGGCGTGGTGCTCACACTGGTCGCCCGACGCCGGAAGGCCTGA
- a CDS encoding NAD(P)-dependent alcohol dehydrogenase yields the protein MRTVNAYAAPSATDPIVKTTIERRDVGPKDVSIDIAYSGVCHSDIHTVRGEWGPIAYPQVVGHEIVGRVTEVGSDVTKHQVGDLVGVGCMVNSCKECEQCKAGQEQYCLKGNIQTYGGTDPADGTITQGGYSEAVVVDEDFVLRVPESLDIEKVAPLLCAGITTYSPLRHWNAGPGTKVAVVGMGGLGHMAVKIAHAMGAEVTVLSQTLSKKEDGLRLGADRYFATSDDATFTELASSFDLIINTVSAKLDMSKYIGLLAIDGTLVNVGAPSEPLEIPAFALIPARRSWAGSMIGGIAETQEMLDFCAEHGIVPETELISAEQINEAYERVLKSDVRYRFVIDAKTFA from the coding sequence ATGCGCACCGTCAACGCCTACGCGGCCCCGTCCGCCACCGACCCCATCGTCAAGACCACCATCGAGCGCCGCGACGTCGGCCCGAAGGACGTCTCCATCGACATCGCCTACTCGGGCGTCTGCCACTCCGACATCCACACCGTCCGCGGCGAGTGGGGCCCCATCGCCTACCCGCAGGTCGTCGGCCACGAGATCGTCGGCCGCGTCACCGAGGTCGGCTCCGACGTCACCAAGCACCAGGTCGGCGACCTCGTCGGCGTCGGCTGCATGGTCAACTCCTGCAAGGAGTGCGAGCAGTGCAAGGCCGGCCAGGAGCAGTACTGCCTGAAGGGCAACATCCAGACCTACGGCGGCACCGACCCGGCCGACGGCACCATCACGCAGGGCGGCTACTCCGAGGCCGTCGTCGTCGACGAGGACTTCGTGCTCCGCGTCCCCGAGTCCCTCGACATCGAGAAGGTCGCGCCGCTGCTCTGCGCCGGCATCACCACCTACTCGCCGCTGCGCCACTGGAACGCGGGCCCCGGCACGAAGGTCGCCGTCGTCGGCATGGGCGGCCTCGGCCACATGGCCGTGAAGATCGCGCACGCGATGGGCGCCGAGGTCACCGTGCTCTCGCAGACGCTCTCCAAGAAGGAGGACGGCCTCCGCCTCGGAGCCGACCGCTACTTCGCCACCAGCGACGACGCGACCTTCACGGAGCTCGCCAGCTCGTTCGACCTGATCATCAACACGGTCTCCGCGAAGCTCGACATGTCGAAGTACATCGGCCTGCTCGCGATCGACGGCACGCTCGTCAACGTCGGCGCCCCGTCGGAGCCGCTCGAGATCCCCGCGTTCGCGCTCATCCCCGCGCGCCGCAGCTGGGCCGGATCCATGATCGGCGGCATCGCCGAGACGCAGGAGATGCTCGACTTCTGCGCCGAGCACGGCATCGTGCCCGAGACCGAGCTCATCTCGGCCGAGCAGATCAACGAGGCCTACGAGCGCGTCCTCAAGTCGGACGTGCGCTACCGCTTCGTCATCGACGCGAAGACGTTCGCGTAA
- the fdxA gene encoding ferredoxin, whose amino-acid sequence MTYVIALPCVDVKDRACIDECPVDCIYEGERSLYIHPDECVDCGACEPVCPVEAIYYEDDLPEKWSDYYTANVEFFAEMGSPGGAVKVGTVAYDHPVVAAVPRQGETA is encoded by the coding sequence GTGACCTACGTGATCGCCCTGCCGTGCGTCGACGTGAAGGACCGCGCCTGCATCGACGAGTGCCCCGTCGACTGCATCTACGAGGGCGAGCGCTCCCTCTACATCCACCCCGACGAGTGCGTCGACTGCGGCGCCTGCGAGCCGGTGTGCCCCGTCGAGGCCATCTACTACGAGGACGACCTGCCCGAGAAGTGGTCGGACTACTACACGGCCAACGTCGAGTTCTTCGCCGAGATGGGGTCGCCCGGCGGCGCCGTCAAGGTCGGGACCGTCGCGTACGACCACCCGGTGGTGGCCGCCGTGCCGCGCCAGGGCGAGACCGCGTGA
- a CDS encoding flavin reductase family protein, with protein sequence MSADPDLFKAAFRGHPAGVALITARTADGPSGLTASSVASLSVDPPALSFSVTRATGSAGAILSADSYVVHLLAGQHAALARAFAVSGSPRFTEEQGFQELPTGEPLLADARAALRCRTIQTVPVGGSVLVVAEVLDVILGEPAPPLVYRDRRFHLLEDDHPEL encoded by the coding sequence GTGAGCGCCGACCCCGACCTCTTCAAGGCCGCCTTCCGCGGGCACCCGGCGGGCGTCGCGCTGATCACCGCGCGCACCGCCGACGGGCCGTCCGGGCTCACGGCGTCGAGCGTCGCGTCGCTGTCGGTGGATCCGCCCGCGCTGTCGTTCTCGGTGACGCGCGCCACGGGATCCGCCGGCGCGATCCTCTCCGCCGACAGCTACGTCGTGCACCTGCTCGCGGGGCAGCACGCCGCGCTCGCCCGCGCGTTCGCCGTCTCCGGGTCGCCGCGGTTCACCGAGGAGCAGGGCTTCCAGGAGCTGCCGACCGGGGAGCCGCTGCTCGCCGACGCGCGCGCCGCCCTGCGCTGCCGCACCATCCAGACCGTGCCGGTCGGCGGATCCGTGCTGGTCGTCGCCGAGGTCCTCGACGTGATCCTCGGCGAGCCCGCCCCGCCGCTCGTCTACCGCGACCGCCGCTTCCACCTGCTCGAGGACGACCACCCGGAGCTCTGA
- a CDS encoding TetR/AcrR family transcriptional regulator — MRDGMLNARGVRRRAEIIAAARSAFAVDGYRGATMAAIATRAGVTHAGLLYHFATKEDLLEAVLADESGRQTELLSAAEVTGGRADEAGGDALDRLRALVRRNESEPEWARLFSTLLGESVAPDHPVRARMAERYDTVARNLAATLDGIGERASGLPADEAESLARLLLAVMDGLQYQSLTGSAVDVEREFATMVALVRARLDDTGSAVS, encoded by the coding sequence GTGCGGGACGGCATGCTCAACGCCCGCGGCGTGCGGCGCCGGGCGGAGATCATCGCTGCGGCGCGCTCGGCGTTCGCCGTGGACGGCTACCGCGGGGCGACCATGGCCGCGATCGCCACGCGCGCGGGCGTCACGCACGCCGGTCTCCTCTACCACTTCGCCACCAAGGAGGACCTGCTGGAGGCCGTGCTCGCCGACGAGAGCGGTCGCCAGACCGAGCTCCTCAGCGCGGCCGAGGTCACCGGCGGCCGCGCGGACGAGGCGGGCGGCGACGCCCTCGACCGGCTGCGCGCCCTCGTCCGCCGCAACGAGTCGGAGCCCGAGTGGGCGCGCCTCTTCTCGACGCTCCTCGGCGAGTCCGTCGCGCCGGACCACCCCGTCCGCGCCCGCATGGCGGAGCGCTACGACACCGTCGCGCGGAACCTCGCCGCGACGCTCGACGGCATCGGCGAGCGGGCATCCGGGCTCCCCGCCGACGAGGCCGAGAGCCTCGCACGACTGCTGCTCGCGGTGATGGACGGGCTGCAGTACCAGTCGCTCACCGGGTCCGCGGTCGACGTCGAGCGGGAGTTCGCCACCATGGTGGCCCTCGTCCGCGCGCGACTCGACGACACTGGATCCGCAGTCTCTTAA
- the soxR gene encoding redox-sensitive transcriptional activator SoxR: MADAQEPTAVAATPRHAPGELLTVGEMTRRTGVAASALRFYEDLGLIAAERTAGNQRRYARHMLRRVSLITVAKRLGIPLADVQSTFDDVPLDRPPSHADWQRASRRWKRLLEERRQGIERLERELTGCIGCGCLSMRACGLLNPDDALGDRGAGPVRVQGG; this comes from the coding sequence GTGGCGGATGCGCAGGAGCCGACGGCCGTCGCGGCGACGCCCCGGCACGCGCCCGGCGAGCTGCTCACGGTCGGCGAGATGACCCGCCGCACGGGCGTCGCCGCATCCGCCCTCCGCTTCTACGAGGACCTCGGCCTCATCGCCGCCGAGCGCACGGCCGGCAACCAGCGCCGGTACGCGCGGCACATGCTCCGGCGCGTGTCGTTGATCACGGTGGCCAAGCGCCTCGGGATCCCGCTCGCCGACGTGCAGTCGACCTTCGACGACGTGCCGCTCGACCGCCCGCCGAGCCACGCCGACTGGCAGCGGGCGTCGCGTCGCTGGAAGCGCCTGCTCGAGGAGCGGCGGCAGGGCATCGAGCGGCTGGAGCGCGAGCTGACCGGCTGCATCGGCTGCGGCTGCCTGTCGATGCGCGCCTGCGGCCTCCTCAACCCGGACGACGCGCTCGGCGACCGCGGCGCGGGGCCGGTGCGGGTGCAGGGCGGTTGA